CCCAGATGCCGATCTGCGCGTACGTCGGCAGCAGACCCATGATCAGGGTCGGCACGGCCATCATGAAAATGCTCAGGGTGAACATCTTCTTGCGCCCCAGCAGGTCGCCGAAGTGCGCCATGACGATGCCGCCCAAGGGACGCGCGAGATAGCCGGCGGCGAAGATGCCGAAGGTCTGCATCAACCGCAGCCACTCGGGCATGTCGGCCGGGAAGAACAGCTTGCCGACCACCGTGGCGAAGAAAACGAAGATGATGAAATCGTAAAACTCCAGCGCGCCACCGAGGGCGGACAGCGACAAAGTCTTGTAGTCATTGCGGGTTAACGGTCGTGCGGGTTGCTCGGGCTGCGCGAGGCTCGAAGGCGCTGGGGTCATGGCAAGGGCTTCTCTTATAGTCGAATCTGTCGCCACAACAACGCTGGCGGTGGCTCGGACAGGTTCGGCACCATAGCAAATTGTTCGAAAAAGCACATAGAGGCGCGTAATTGACGGTCGAAATCAGAACCGGGTGGTCGTCGTGGAGTCTATCGACCGATATACTCGCCCCCTGCGCAGGATTTGTAAGAGGTTGCTGTGCGAAAACGTTGTTGGCCCGTCCTTTGCTCGGGATTTAGCCTTTTTCGCAGAGTTTCCCTTTAGGCGCCTGATGGAAAACGTGACGAACGCAGTGTGTTCGGTGTTGAATCGTTTTTCTTGAAGACGGCTACCACCCGCAATACCCACGAAGAGTCACGGGTCAGAGGCCCCTCGGCATGATAGAGCTCGAACAAGAAGATCCGATCCCACAGGGCGACCTGGCCCTGCAAATCACCGCACTTCCGCGCGAAACCAATGGCTTTGGCGATATTTTCGGCGGCTGGCTGGTTGCGCAGATGGACCTGGCCGGCACCGCGATGGCTAGCCGTGTCGCCGGTGGCCGCGTCGCCACCGTCGCCATCGATCGCATGGCGTTCCTGGTGCCGGTCGCCGTCGGTGCGCAATTGTCCTTTTATACCCAGACCCTGGAAATCGGCCGCAGCTCGATTCAGATGATGGTCGAAGTGTGGAGCGACGATCCGCTGTCCAGCGAGTGGCGTAAAGTGACCGAAGCGGTCTTCGTCTTCGTCGCTATCGACGGCAGCGGTCGCACACGCTCGGTGCCGCCACGCGCGCGTTAAACCTCGCGGCCGTTTTGCGGTCGATAGTCGTCCCCAGTGTCTGATCGAGAGTTGCCCATGAACACGCCCAACGTTGAAGCCGTAAAACAGGATGAACTGAACTGCTGGCGTATCCGCCACGGCAAGGCCGAAGTGCTGGTGGCCCAGCAAGGCGCGCACATCCTCAGCTATCAGGTCGACGGCCAGCCGCCGATCATCTGGCTCAACGACAAGGCCGACTTCAAGACCGGCAAGAGCATCCGCGCCGGCGTGCCGGTGTGCTGGCCGTGGTTCGGCAAATTCGAACGCAACCCGCAGAGCGTGCAGGCCATGTTCACCGGCGAGCAACCGGCGCCTGCGCAC
This window of the Pseudomonas fluorescens genome carries:
- a CDS encoding acyl-CoA thioesterase, which codes for MIELEQEDPIPQGDLALQITALPRETNGFGDIFGGWLVAQMDLAGTAMASRVAGGRVATVAIDRMAFLVPVAVGAQLSFYTQTLEIGRSSIQMMVEVWSDDPLSSEWRKVTEAVFVFVAIDGSGRTRSVPPRAR